A genomic segment from Streptomyces antibioticus encodes:
- a CDS encoding helix-turn-helix domain-containing protein, producing MSIGNSPEDERPFEDPSEEVPFSIGRALREARITAGLTVDDVSTATRVRIAIVHAIEADDFAPCGGDVYARGHIRTLARAVHLDPAPLIERYDATHGGRPAPTAPAPLFEAERIRPERRGPNWTAAMVAAIVAVIGFVGFTAVKGGDDGGSKEQVAEGGTPAASATASPTPKTEKPVDQKPEPSDSAIAAAPQDKVTVQVSATDGRSWISAKDHNGRLLFDGLLKQGDSKTFQDSEKINLVLGDAGAIDLFVNGKKIEDDFRPGAVERLTYTKGDPQAG from the coding sequence GTGTCCATCGGCAACTCTCCTGAAGACGAGCGTCCGTTCGAAGACCCGTCCGAGGAAGTCCCCTTCTCGATCGGCCGTGCCCTGCGCGAGGCGCGCATCACGGCCGGGCTGACCGTCGACGACGTCAGCACCGCCACCCGGGTCCGCATCGCCATCGTCCATGCCATCGAGGCGGACGACTTCGCCCCGTGCGGCGGAGACGTCTACGCGCGCGGGCACATCCGGACGCTGGCCAGGGCCGTCCACCTCGATCCGGCCCCGCTGATCGAGCGCTACGACGCCACCCACGGCGGCCGGCCCGCGCCGACCGCTCCCGCACCCCTGTTCGAGGCGGAACGCATCCGCCCCGAGCGCCGCGGCCCGAACTGGACCGCGGCGATGGTCGCCGCGATCGTCGCCGTGATCGGCTTCGTCGGCTTCACCGCGGTCAAGGGCGGCGACGACGGCGGCTCGAAGGAACAGGTCGCCGAGGGCGGCACCCCGGCGGCCAGCGCCACCGCCTCGCCCACCCCCAAGACCGAGAAGCCCGTCGACCAGAAGCCCGAGCCCTCCGACAGCGCCATCGCCGCGGCACCCCAGGACAAGGTGACCGTCCAGGTCAGCGCCACCGACGGCCGTAGCTGGATCTCCGCCAAGGACCACAACGGCCGGCTGCTCTTCGACGGCCTGCTCAAGCAGGGCGACTCCAAGACCTTCCAGGACAGCGAGAAGATCAATCTCGTCCTCGGTGACGCCGGGGCGATCGACCTCTTCGTCAACGGCAAGAAGATCGAGGACGACTTCCGGCCGGGCGCCGTGGAGCGCCTGACCTACACCAAGGGTGACCCCCAGGCCGGGTAA
- the rimO gene encoding 30S ribosomal protein S12 methylthiotransferase RimO, whose product MPERRTVALVTLGCARNEVDSEELAGRLEADGWQLVEDAEEADVAVVNTCGFVEAAKKDSVDALLEANDLKGHGRTQAVVAVGCMAERYGKELAEALPEADGVLGFDDYADISDRLQTILNGGIHASHTPRDRRKLLPISPAERQSATDVALPGHGAPTDLPADLPDGLAPQSGPRAPLRRRLDGAPVASVKLASGCDRRCSFCAIPSFRGSFISRRPSDVLNETRWLAEQGVKEIMLVSENNTSYGKDLGDIRLLESLLPELADIDGLERVRVSYLQPAEMRPGLIDVLTSTPKIAPYFDLSFQHSAPGVLRAMRRFGDTDRFLELLDTIRSKAPQAGVRSNFIVGFPGESESDLAELERFLNGARLDAIGVFGYSDEEGTEAATYGDKLDEEIVAERLARVSRLAEELVSQRAEERLGETVHVLVESVDEDGVYGRGEHQAPETDGQVLLTSGEGLSVGRMVEAKVVGTEGVDLVAEPLQGSFGCSEEAGR is encoded by the coding sequence ATGCCTGAACGCCGTACCGTCGCACTCGTCACCCTTGGCTGCGCCCGTAACGAGGTGGACTCGGAGGAGCTCGCAGGCCGTTTGGAGGCGGACGGCTGGCAGCTCGTCGAGGACGCCGAGGAAGCGGACGTCGCCGTCGTCAACACCTGTGGCTTCGTCGAAGCCGCCAAGAAGGACTCCGTCGACGCCCTCCTGGAGGCCAACGACCTCAAGGGTCACGGCCGGACCCAGGCCGTCGTCGCGGTGGGCTGCATGGCCGAGCGGTACGGCAAGGAACTGGCCGAGGCCCTCCCCGAGGCCGACGGCGTGCTCGGCTTCGACGACTACGCCGACATCTCCGACCGCCTCCAGACCATCCTGAACGGCGGCATCCACGCCTCCCACACCCCGCGCGACCGGCGCAAGCTGCTGCCGATCAGCCCGGCCGAGCGGCAGAGCGCGACCGACGTCGCCCTGCCCGGGCACGGCGCCCCCACGGACCTCCCGGCCGATCTGCCCGACGGTCTCGCGCCGCAGTCGGGCCCCCGCGCCCCGCTGCGCCGCCGGCTCGACGGCGCCCCGGTCGCCTCGGTCAAGCTCGCCTCCGGCTGCGACCGGCGCTGCTCCTTCTGCGCCATCCCGTCCTTCCGCGGCTCCTTCATCTCCCGCCGCCCAAGCGACGTGCTGAACGAGACGCGCTGGCTGGCCGAGCAGGGCGTCAAGGAGATCATGCTGGTCTCCGAGAACAACACGTCCTACGGCAAGGACCTCGGCGACATCCGCCTGCTGGAGTCCCTGCTGCCCGAGCTGGCCGACATCGACGGCCTGGAGCGGGTGCGGGTCAGCTACCTCCAGCCCGCCGAGATGCGGCCCGGCCTGATCGACGTGCTGACCTCCACGCCCAAGATCGCCCCCTACTTCGACCTCTCCTTCCAGCACTCCGCGCCCGGCGTGCTGCGCGCGATGCGCCGCTTCGGCGACACCGACCGCTTCCTGGAGCTGCTCGACACCATCCGGAGCAAGGCCCCGCAGGCGGGTGTCCGCTCCAACTTCATCGTCGGCTTCCCCGGCGAGTCCGAGAGCGACCTCGCCGAGCTGGAGCGCTTCCTGAACGGCGCCCGCCTGGACGCCATCGGCGTCTTCGGCTACTCCGACGAGGAGGGCACCGAGGCCGCGACCTACGGCGACAAGCTCGACGAGGAGATCGTCGCCGAGCGGCTCGCCCGGGTCTCCCGGCTCGCTGAGGAACTCGTCTCGCAGCGCGCCGAGGAGCGCCTCGGCGAGACCGTGCACGTCCTCGTCGAGTCCGTCGACGAGGACGGCGTGTACGGCCGCGGCGAGCACCAGGCTCCGGAGACGGACGGCCAGGTGCTGCTCACGTCGGGCGAAGGTCTGAGCGTCGGCCGTATGGTCGAGGCGAAGGTGGTCGGGACGGAAGGTGTCGACCTGGTGGCCGAGCCTCTCCAGGGCTCGTTCGGGTGTAGTGAGGAGGCGGGCAGATGA
- the pgsA gene encoding CDP-diacylglycerol--glycerol-3-phosphate 3-phosphatidyltransferase, with amino-acid sequence MTGVPASAAGGSARAKATAPAADVSDASDVSGASGAGVSAAVTGRSSSSSSGPATGPDTDGSAGKAPRGKKIAAAAVNQASVWNIANLLTMLRLILVPGFVALMLADGGYDPAWRSLAWAAFAIAMITDLFDGHLARTYNLVTDFGKIADPIADKAIMGAALICLSYLGDLPWWVTIVILGRELGITLLRFIVIRYGVIPASRGGKLKTLTQGVAVGMYVLALTGWLATLRWWVMAAAVVLTVVTGLDYVRQAIVLRRQGIAARRAATQETTEENQA; translated from the coding sequence ATGACGGGTGTTCCGGCGTCGGCCGCGGGCGGCTCCGCGCGGGCGAAGGCGACCGCGCCCGCCGCGGACGTGTCGGACGCGTCGGATGTCTCAGGCGCTTCGGGCGCCGGGGTGTCCGCCGCCGTGACCGGCCGTTCTTCTTCGTCCTCCTCCGGTCCTGCCACTGGTCCTGACACCGACGGCTCCGCCGGGAAGGCTCCGCGGGGCAAGAAGATCGCCGCCGCGGCCGTCAACCAGGCGAGCGTCTGGAACATCGCCAATCTGCTGACGATGCTCCGGCTGATCCTGGTGCCCGGCTTCGTCGCCCTGATGCTGGCCGACGGCGGGTACGACCCCGCGTGGCGGTCCCTCGCCTGGGCGGCCTTCGCGATCGCCATGATCACCGACCTGTTCGACGGGCACCTCGCGCGGACGTACAACCTCGTCACCGACTTCGGGAAGATCGCCGACCCCATCGCCGACAAGGCGATCATGGGAGCCGCGCTCATCTGCCTCTCGTACCTCGGCGACCTGCCGTGGTGGGTGACGATCGTGATCCTCGGCCGGGAACTCGGGATCACGCTCCTGCGTTTCATCGTCATCCGGTACGGAGTGATCCCGGCGAGCCGGGGCGGCAAGCTCAAGACGCTCACCCAGGGCGTGGCCGTCGGGATGTACGTCCTGGCGCTCACCGGATGGCTGGCCACACTGCGGTGGTGGGTGATGGCCGCGGCCGTCGTCCTGACCGTCGTGACCGGGCTCGACTATGTGAGACAGGCCATTGTGCTGCGCCGCCAGGGAATCGCCGCGCGCCGGGCCGCTACGCAGGAGACCACGGAGGAGAACCAAGCGTGA
- a CDS encoding CinA family protein, whose translation MTSTATDVVRLLTVNGGTLAVAESLTGGLVAAEITSVPGASKVFRGSVTAYATALKHELLGVDADLLAARGAVDPQVAAQMAAGVRKALGADWGVATTGVAGPDAQDGQPVGTVFVAVDGPSGAASGSASGGKVEALRLNGDRAEIRRESVRSVLALLLRELAGEQTGNERAQDTEQNGGF comes from the coding sequence GTGACATCCACGGCCACTGACGTGGTGCGACTACTCACGGTGAACGGCGGGACGCTTGCCGTGGCCGAGTCGCTGACCGGTGGCCTGGTTGCGGCGGAGATCACATCGGTCCCCGGGGCATCCAAAGTCTTCCGGGGGTCGGTCACGGCCTACGCCACCGCCCTCAAGCACGAGCTGCTCGGGGTCGACGCCGATCTGCTGGCCGCCCGTGGAGCCGTGGATCCGCAGGTCGCGGCCCAGATGGCGGCCGGAGTGCGCAAGGCGCTGGGCGCCGACTGGGGGGTCGCGACCACCGGAGTGGCCGGCCCGGACGCCCAGGACGGACAGCCCGTCGGGACCGTCTTCGTGGCCGTCGACGGCCCGTCCGGGGCCGCGTCCGGTTCCGCCTCTGGCGGAAAAGTGGAGGCCCTGCGGTTGAACGGCGACCGCGCGGAAATTCGTAGAGAGAGTGTACGGAGCGTACTCGCACTGCTCCTGAGGGAGCTCGCGGGCGAACAGACCGGGAATGAGCGGGCACAGGATACGGAACAGAACGGGGGGTTTTGA
- a CDS encoding helix-turn-helix domain-containing protein: protein MILLRRLLGDVLRRQRQRQGRTLREVSSSARVSLGYLSEVERGQKEASSELLSAICDALDVRMSELMREVSDELALAELAQSAAATPSEPVPTSVRPMLGSVSVTGVPPERVTIKAPAEAVDVVAA, encoded by the coding sequence ATGATTCTGCTCCGTCGCCTGCTGGGTGACGTGCTGCGTCGGCAGCGCCAGCGCCAGGGCCGTACTCTGCGCGAAGTCTCCTCGTCCGCCCGAGTCTCACTCGGCTATCTCTCCGAGGTGGAGCGGGGGCAGAAGGAGGCATCCTCCGAGCTGCTGTCCGCCATCTGCGACGCGCTGGACGTACGGATGTCCGAGCTCATGCGAGAAGTGAGCGACGAACTCGCCCTCGCCGAGCTGGCCCAGTCCGCTGCGGCCACCCCCAGTGAGCCTGTGCCCACGTCGGTTCGCCCGATGCTGGGTTCCGTGTCGGTGACCGGTGTGCCGCCGGAGCGAGTGACCATCAAGGCACCCGCCGAGGCGGTAGACGTGGTCGCCGCGTAG
- a CDS encoding SDR family NAD(P)-dependent oxidoreductase produces MAVKAYDLTGRTAFVTGAASGIGRACAVLLAQAGATVHGADLDAAGLHETATLIKAQGGIARTHHLDVTDRVQIRQAVGSCERVDVMVAVAGIMHSSPVLETRDEDLDRVLDVNFKGVLYACQEAARMMIAHDSGGSIVTMASGAVDTGGPGLLCYGAAKAAVVQLTKTLANEVGRYGIRVNAVAPGWIRTPMTDRHDAGAQEHTEALMSRMSPLGRVGAPEEVAHAVLHLASDASAFTTGQILRPNGGVAMPW; encoded by the coding sequence ATGGCCGTGAAGGCGTACGACCTCACCGGGCGCACCGCGTTCGTCACCGGCGCGGCGAGCGGGATCGGCCGCGCCTGCGCCGTACTGCTCGCCCAGGCAGGCGCCACCGTGCACGGCGCGGACCTCGACGCGGCGGGCCTGCACGAGACGGCGACCCTCATCAAGGCCCAGGGCGGAATCGCCCGCACCCACCACCTCGACGTCACCGACCGGGTCCAGATCCGGCAGGCCGTCGGTTCCTGTGAGCGGGTGGACGTGATGGTCGCCGTCGCCGGGATCATGCACAGCAGTCCGGTCCTGGAGACCCGCGACGAGGACCTCGACCGGGTCCTGGACGTCAATTTCAAGGGGGTGCTGTACGCCTGCCAGGAGGCCGCCCGCATGATGATCGCGCACGACAGCGGCGGCAGCATCGTGACCATGGCCTCCGGCGCCGTGGACACCGGCGGACCCGGTCTGCTCTGCTACGGGGCCGCCAAGGCGGCCGTGGTCCAGCTCACCAAGACCCTCGCGAACGAGGTCGGCCGGTACGGCATCCGGGTCAACGCGGTTGCGCCGGGCTGGATCCGCACCCCGATGACCGACCGCCACGACGCCGGCGCACAGGAGCACACCGAGGCGCTCATGTCCCGCATGTCACCCCTGGGCCGCGTGGGCGCCCCCGAGGAGGTGGCACACGCCGTCCTGCACCTGGCGTCGGACGCGTCGGCCTTCACGACGGGCCAGATCCTCCGCCCGAACGGCGGCGTGGCCATGCCCTGGTGA
- a CDS encoding Fpg/Nei family DNA glycosylase, which yields MPEGDTVWQAAARLHGALAGKVLTRSDLRVPKYATADLTGRSVLDVTPRGKHLLTRVEGGLTLHSHLRMDGSWKIYAHDQRWTGGPGHQIRAILGTHDRTAVGYRLPVLELLRTSEEQRVVGHLGPDLLGPGWDPDQALANLLADPARPLGEALLDQRNLAGIGNVYKSELCFLLGVTPWLPIGALPADRAAKLAPLAQRLLEANRDHPVRSTTGRRGQDLFVYGRARRPCLRCGTPVRVADQGDGSRERPTYWCPHCQQGPAPAPGSPQARRVRPSPTD from the coding sequence ATGCCCGAAGGTGACACGGTCTGGCAGGCGGCGGCGCGGCTGCACGGCGCCCTCGCGGGCAAGGTGCTGACCCGCTCCGACCTGCGCGTGCCGAAGTACGCCACGGCCGACCTCACCGGCCGCTCCGTCCTGGACGTCACCCCGCGAGGGAAGCACCTCCTCACCCGTGTCGAGGGCGGCCTCACGCTCCATTCGCATCTGCGGATGGACGGCTCCTGGAAGATCTACGCCCACGACCAGCGCTGGACCGGCGGCCCCGGTCACCAGATCCGCGCGATCCTCGGCACCCACGACCGCACGGCCGTCGGCTACCGCCTCCCCGTCCTCGAACTGCTGCGCACCAGCGAGGAGCAGCGAGTCGTCGGCCACCTGGGCCCCGACCTCCTGGGCCCCGGCTGGGACCCCGACCAGGCCCTCGCCAACCTGCTCGCCGACCCCGCCCGCCCGCTCGGCGAGGCCCTCCTCGACCAGCGCAATCTCGCCGGCATCGGCAACGTCTACAAGAGCGAACTCTGTTTCCTGCTCGGCGTCACCCCATGGCTCCCGATCGGCGCGCTCCCCGCCGACCGCGCCGCGAAACTGGCCCCGCTCGCCCAACGTCTCCTGGAGGCCAACCGCGACCACCCGGTCCGCAGCACCACCGGCCGCCGCGGCCAGGACCTGTTCGTCTACGGCCGCGCGCGCCGCCCCTGTCTGCGCTGCGGCACCCCCGTGCGCGTCGCCGACCAGGGCGACGGCTCCCGCGAGCGCCCCACCTACTGGTGCCCGCACTGCCAGCAGGGCCCGGCCCCGGCACCGGGCTCCCCGCAGGCCCGCCGCGTCCGACCGTCACCGACCGATTGA
- a CDS encoding ATP-dependent helicase: MVSSAHRALDGFSPATRGWFTGAFSAPTAAQAGAWQAIGAGSDVLVVAPTGSGKTLAAFLAALDQLASTPPPADPKKRCRVLYVSPLKALAVDVERNLRSPLTGIRQESVRLGLPEPEVRVGIRSGDTPPAERRALATRPPDILITTPESLFLMLTSATREALAGVETVILDEVHAVAGTKRGAHLALTLERLDELLPRPARRIGLSATVRPVDEVARYLSPRRKVEIVQPKSGKEFDLSVVVPVQDLAELGASPVADGSEGAERPSIWPHVEERITDLVQAHRSTIVFANSRRLAERLCNRLNEIAYERATGEPLDEHHAPAQLMGGSGAAQGAPAVIARAHHGSVSKEQRALVEEDLKAGRLPAVVATSSLELGIDMGAVDLVIQVESPPSVASGLQRVGRAGHQVGAVSTGVVFPKYRGDLVQAAVVTERMRTGSIESLRVPANPLDVLAQQLVAMTALDTWQVDDLLATVRRAAPFASLPESAFTAVLDMLAGRYPSDAFAELRPRVVWDRVAGTVTGRPGAQRLAVTSGGTIPDRGLFGVFLAGSDPKKGGGRVGELDEEMVYESRVGDVFTLGTSSWRIEDITRDRVLVSPAPGVPGRLPFWKGDQLGRPLELGRAVGAFLREVGSLSKEDARLRLLTAGLDAWAADNVLAYLDEQREACGHVPDDRTIVVERFRDELGDWRVVVHSPFGAQVHAPWALALGAKLSERYGMDAQVMHADDGIVLRLPDADLMGLDLLDQEPRKTGTEYDAEQAPVGAADVLFDKGEVDRIVTDQVGGSALFAARFRECAARALLLPRRSPGRRTPLWQQRQRAAQLLEVASEFGSFPIVLEAVRECLQDVFDVPGLVELMGDLESRKVRLVEVTTPEPSPFARSLLFGYVAQFLYEGDSPLAERRAAALSLDSRLLAELLGQAELRELLDAEVLTELERELQWLTEDRRVKDAEGVADLLRLLGPLTDAELAERGAEPAWAPELARARRAIRVRISGADHWAAIEDAGRLRDALGTALPVGVPEAFTEPVKDPLGDLLARHARTHGPFTSTSAAARFGLGVAVTDGALQRLAAAGRVVQGEFHPAGIGQEWCDATVLRRLRRRSLAALRHELEPVPPPALAQFLPQWQHIGKGHSLRGVDGLARAVEQLQGASVPASALEKLVLPSRVRDYTPAMLDELTSAGEVVWAGAGALPGKDGWVSLYMADAAPLLLPPPHPLELTALHQSVLDTLSGGYGLFFRQIADQIRATTHPDVTEPQLADAVWDLAWSGRLTNDTLAPMRSLLGSGRTAGATAHRARRTVPRGRYGSLASGARTASRTGPPTVAGRWSLLPALEPDPTVRAHAVARTLLDRHGVVTRGAVAAEGIEGGFSATYRVLSVFEESGQARRGYVVEGLGAAQFAMDGAVDRLRAVANARDRGEPLPGAAPASDGSPDGRFPGDFPAEDLSWDAAGLDDPFASPGAGGPRGGGPASPYDQGPAPSPYSSAYAPHADRRRRTRDDSAASRALVLAAADPANAYGAALSWPEPPTGAGHKPGRKAGSLVVLVDGELTLYMERGGKTLLAWPSAPGGEESPTDDPRLHSAAEALAAAARAGSLGTITVERVNGASALTSPLGTLLEGAGFIATPRGLRLRP; encoded by the coding sequence ATGGTCAGCTCCGCACACCGGGCCCTCGACGGCTTCTCCCCCGCGACCCGCGGCTGGTTCACGGGGGCGTTCTCCGCGCCCACCGCGGCCCAGGCGGGCGCGTGGCAGGCCATCGGCGCGGGGTCGGACGTGCTGGTGGTGGCCCCGACGGGTTCCGGAAAGACGCTGGCCGCCTTCCTCGCCGCCCTGGACCAGCTCGCCTCGACCCCGCCGCCGGCCGACCCGAAGAAGCGGTGCCGGGTGCTGTACGTGTCTCCGCTCAAGGCCCTCGCGGTCGACGTCGAGCGCAACCTCCGCAGTCCCCTGACCGGGATCCGTCAGGAATCCGTCCGCCTGGGCCTGCCCGAGCCCGAGGTCAGGGTCGGCATCCGCTCCGGCGACACCCCGCCCGCCGAGCGCCGCGCGCTGGCCACCCGCCCGCCGGACATCCTGATCACCACCCCGGAGTCCCTGTTCCTGATGCTGACGTCGGCCACGCGCGAGGCGCTGGCCGGGGTCGAGACGGTGATCCTGGACGAGGTGCACGCGGTCGCCGGCACCAAGCGCGGCGCGCATCTCGCGCTGACCCTGGAGCGGCTGGACGAACTGCTGCCGAGGCCCGCCCGTCGCATCGGCCTGTCGGCGACCGTCCGCCCGGTCGACGAGGTCGCCCGCTATCTCTCACCGCGCCGCAAGGTGGAGATCGTCCAGCCGAAGTCCGGCAAGGAGTTCGACCTCTCGGTGGTCGTCCCGGTGCAGGACCTGGCCGAGCTGGGCGCCTCCCCGGTCGCCGACGGTTCGGAGGGGGCCGAGCGCCCGTCGATCTGGCCGCATGTCGAGGAGCGGATCACTGATCTGGTCCAGGCCCATCGCTCCACGATCGTCTTCGCCAACTCCCGTCGGCTCGCCGAGCGCCTGTGCAACCGGCTCAACGAGATCGCCTACGAGCGGGCCACCGGCGAGCCCCTCGACGAGCATCACGCCCCCGCCCAGTTGATGGGCGGCTCGGGTGCGGCCCAGGGCGCCCCGGCGGTCATCGCGCGGGCCCACCACGGCTCGGTCTCCAAGGAGCAGCGCGCGCTGGTCGAGGAGGACCTGAAGGCGGGCCGGCTGCCCGCCGTGGTCGCGACCTCCAGCCTGGAGCTGGGCATCGACATGGGCGCCGTCGACCTGGTGATCCAGGTCGAGTCGCCGCCCTCCGTCGCCTCCGGGCTCCAGCGCGTCGGCCGCGCGGGGCACCAGGTGGGCGCGGTCTCCACCGGCGTCGTGTTCCCCAAGTACCGCGGCGACCTCGTCCAGGCGGCGGTGGTCACCGAGCGGATGCGCACGGGCTCGATCGAGTCCCTGCGGGTGCCCGCCAACCCGCTGGACGTCCTGGCCCAGCAGTTGGTGGCCATGACGGCCCTGGACACCTGGCAGGTCGACGACCTGCTGGCCACGGTCCGCAGGGCCGCGCCCTTCGCCTCGCTGCCGGAGTCGGCGTTCACGGCCGTCCTGGACATGCTCGCCGGCCGCTACCCGTCCGACGCGTTCGCGGAGCTGCGCCCGCGCGTGGTGTGGGACCGCGTGGCCGGTACGGTCACCGGCCGGCCCGGCGCCCAGCGCCTCGCCGTCACCTCCGGGGGGACGATCCCGGACCGCGGCCTGTTCGGCGTCTTCCTGGCGGGCTCCGACCCCAAGAAGGGCGGCGGCCGCGTCGGCGAACTGGACGAGGAGATGGTCTACGAGTCCCGGGTGGGCGACGTCTTCACGCTCGGTACGAGTTCCTGGCGCATCGAGGACATCACGCGTGACCGCGTCCTGGTCTCCCCGGCCCCCGGGGTGCCGGGCCGCCTGCCGTTCTGGAAGGGCGACCAGCTCGGCCGCCCGCTGGAGCTGGGCCGCGCGGTGGGCGCCTTCCTCCGCGAGGTCGGCTCCCTGTCCAAGGAGGACGCGCGGCTCCGGCTGCTCACCGCGGGCCTGGACGCCTGGGCGGCCGACAATGTGCTCGCCTACCTCGACGAACAGCGCGAGGCGTGCGGCCATGTCCCGGACGACCGCACGATCGTCGTGGAGCGCTTCCGTGACGAACTGGGCGACTGGCGGGTCGTCGTCCACTCCCCCTTCGGCGCCCAGGTCCACGCCCCCTGGGCCCTCGCCCTCGGCGCCAAGCTCTCCGAGCGGTACGGCATGGACGCCCAGGTCATGCACGCCGACGACGGCATCGTGCTGCGGCTGCCGGACGCCGACCTCATGGGCCTGGACCTGCTGGACCAGGAACCCCGCAAGACCGGCACGGAGTACGACGCCGAGCAGGCCCCCGTCGGCGCGGCCGACGTCCTCTTCGACAAGGGCGAGGTCGACCGGATCGTCACCGACCAGGTCGGCGGCTCGGCACTGTTCGCGGCCCGCTTCCGCGAGTGCGCCGCCCGCGCGCTGCTGCTCCCGCGCCGCAGCCCCGGCCGGCGCACCCCGCTGTGGCAGCAGCGCCAGCGCGCGGCGCAACTGCTGGAGGTGGCGAGCGAGTTCGGTTCCTTCCCGATCGTCCTGGAGGCGGTCCGCGAGTGCCTCCAGGACGTCTTCGACGTCCCCGGGCTCGTGGAGCTGATGGGCGACCTGGAGTCCCGCAAGGTCCGCCTGGTCGAGGTCACCACCCCGGAACCCTCCCCGTTCGCCCGCTCCCTGCTCTTCGGCTACGTCGCCCAGTTCCTCTACGAGGGCGACTCACCGCTCGCCGAGCGCCGCGCCGCCGCGCTCTCCCTGGACTCGCGGCTCCTGGCCGAGCTGCTCGGCCAGGCGGAGCTGCGCGAACTGCTCGACGCCGAGGTCCTCACCGAGCTGGAGCGTGAACTCCAGTGGCTCACCGAGGACCGGCGGGTGAAGGACGCCGAGGGCGTCGCGGACCTGCTGCGCCTCCTGGGCCCGCTCACCGACGCCGAACTCGCCGAGCGCGGCGCCGAACCGGCGTGGGCGCCTGAACTGGCCCGGGCCCGGCGCGCGATCAGGGTCCGGATCTCCGGCGCCGACCACTGGGCCGCGATCGAGGACGCGGGCCGACTGCGTGACGCGCTCGGCACCGCACTTCCGGTGGGGGTGCCGGAAGCCTTCACCGAGCCCGTGAAGGACCCCCTCGGCGACCTCCTGGCCCGGCACGCGCGCACCCACGGCCCGTTCACCTCCACGAGCGCGGCGGCCCGCTTCGGTCTGGGCGTCGCGGTCACCGACGGCGCCCTCCAGCGGCTCGCGGCCGCCGGACGCGTCGTCCAGGGCGAGTTCCATCCGGCGGGCATCGGCCAGGAGTGGTGCGACGCGACCGTGCTGCGCCGGCTGCGCCGCCGCTCCCTGGCCGCCCTGCGGCACGAACTCGAGCCCGTGCCGCCGCCCGCCCTCGCCCAGTTCCTGCCCCAGTGGCAGCACATCGGCAAGGGCCACTCCCTGCGCGGCGTCGACGGTCTGGCGCGGGCCGTCGAGCAGCTCCAGGGCGCGTCGGTACCCGCCTCGGCCCTGGAGAAGCTGGTCCTGCCGTCCCGCGTGCGGGACTACACCCCGGCGATGCTCGACGAACTCACCTCGGCCGGCGAGGTCGTCTGGGCCGGCGCGGGCGCCCTCCCCGGCAAGGACGGCTGGGTCTCCCTCTACATGGCGGACGCGGCGCCCCTTCTCCTGCCACCGCCCCACCCCTTGGAGCTGACGGCACTGCACCAGTCCGTGCTGGACACCCTGTCCGGCGGCTACGGCCTGTTCTTCCGTCAGATCGCCGACCAGATCCGGGCCACCACCCACCCGGACGTCACCGAGCCCCAACTCGCCGACGCCGTCTGGGACCTGGCCTGGTCCGGCCGGCTCACCAACGACACGCTCGCCCCGATGCGTTCCCTGCTGGGCTCGGGCCGCACGGCCGGTGCCACGGCCCACCGCGCCAGACGCACGGTCCCGCGCGGCCGGTACGGCTCCCTGGCCTCCGGCGCCCGCACCGCCTCCCGCACCGGCCCTCCCACCGTCGCGGGCCGCTGGTCCCTGCTCCCGGCGCTGGAGCCCGACCCCACCGTCCGCGCCCACGCCGTAGCCCGCACGCTCCTCGACCGGCACGGCGTGGTGACCAGGGGCGCGGTCGCCGCCGAGGGCATCGAGGGCGGCTTCTCGGCGACGTACCGGGTCCTGTCCGTGTTCGAGGAGAGCGGCCAGGCCCGGCGCGGCTATGTCGTCGAGGGCCTGGGCGCGGCCCAGTTCGCGATGGACGGCGCCGTGGACCGTCTGCGCGCGGTGGCCAACGCGCGCGACCGGGGCGAGCCCCTTCCCGGTGCGGCGCCCGCCTCCGACGGCTCCCCCGACGGCCGCTTCCCGGGCGACTTCCCCGCCGAGGACCTCTCCTGGGACGCGGCAGGTCTCGACGACCCCTTCGCCTCCCCCGGCGCGGGCGGCCCCCGTGGCGGCGGCCCGGCATCTCCGTACGACCAGGGCCCCGCCCCCTCGCCGTACTCCTCCGCCTACGCGCCCCACGCCGACCGCCGCCGCCGTACCCGCGACGACTCCGCCGCTTCCCGGGCGCTCGTGCTCGCCGCCGCCGACCCGGCCAACGCGTACGGCGCGGCCCTGTCCTGGCCCGAGCCCCCGACCGGTGCCGGGCACAAGCCGGGCCGCAAGGCGGGCTCCCTGGTGGTGCTCGTCGACGGCGAGCTGACGCTCTACATGGAGCGCGGCGGCAAGACCCTGCTGGCCTGGCCCTCCGCCCCCGGCGGCGAGGAGTCCCCGACCGACGATCCCCGGCTGCACAGCGCGGCCGAGGCCCTCGCCGCGGCCGCCCGCGCGGGCTCGCTCGGCACGATCACCGTGGAGCGGGTCAACGGCGCCTCGGCCCTGACCTCCCCCCTCGGCACTCTCCTGGAAGGAGCGGGCTTCATCGCCACCCCCAGAGGGCTGCGCCTCCGCCCATGA